In Balaenoptera acutorostrata chromosome 19, mBalAcu1.1, whole genome shotgun sequence, the following proteins share a genomic window:
- the CCL17 gene encoding C-C motif chemokine 17 produces MTSLKMLLLAALLLGASLQDTHAARGANVGRECCLQYFKGAIPLRKLVRWYRTPGDCPRDAIVLVTLHGRSICSDPKDVQVKKAVKHLQKHHKAT; encoded by the exons ATGACCTCCCTGAAGATGCTGCTCCTGGCCGCCCtcctcctgggggcttccctgcagGACACCCACGCAG CTCGAGGAGCCAATGTGGGCCGAGAGTGCTGCCTGCAGTACTTCAAAGGGGCTATTCCTCTCAGGAAGCTGGTGAGGTGGTACCGGACCCCAGGGGACTGTCCCAGGGATGCCATCGT GCTGGTGACTCTCCACGGCAGATCCATCTGTTCAGACCCCAAGGACGTGCAGGTGAAAAAGGCAGTCAAGCACTTGCAAAAACACCACAAAGCCACGTGA